The following are from one region of the Stanieria sp. NIES-3757 genome:
- a CDS encoding integrase family protein, which produces MKKNRVGKAAIFEDREIRKIRESFNQFHRAIFEIALFTGERMGAIIQLRVDDVYSDPTARKLQQEITFAARTRKARPDGTRETRQIPIQPDLRSFLQSYQPPKHGYLFPGKESDHITYNAVYDYWSKKFAYLGLDHRGFSTHSTRRWFITQLAQNGIDIKTIQAITGHSNINVLMGYVDASPDRIKNAMATLSI; this is translated from the coding sequence GTGAAAAAAAATAGAGTTGGTAAGGCAGCAATTTTTGAAGATCGTGAAATTAGAAAAATTAGAGAAAGTTTTAATCAGTTTCATCGAGCAATTTTTGAGATTGCCTTGTTTACAGGGGAACGAATGGGGGCGATCATTCAACTGAGAGTAGACGATGTTTATTCAGACCCAACAGCAAGGAAGCTGCAACAAGAAATTACATTCGCAGCTAGAACCCGAAAAGCCAGACCAGATGGCACTCGCGAGACTAGACAAATCCCGATTCAACCAGATTTGAGAAGTTTCTTACAGTCTTACCAACCGCCAAAACATGGTTATTTGTTCCCAGGAAAAGAGAGCGATCATATTACTTACAACGCGGTCTATGATTACTGGTCTAAAAAATTTGCTTATCTAGGGCTAGATCATCGTGGTTTTAGCACTCATTCGACCAGGCGATGGTTTATTACTCAATTGGCGCAAAATGGGATTGATATTAAAACCATTCAGGCGATCACGGGGCATAGTAACATCAATGTCCTAATGGGTTATGTTGATGCCAGCCCAGACAGAATTAAAAATGCTATGGCAACTTTGTCAATCTAG
- the ndhD2 gene encoding NADH dehydrogenase subunit 4 has translation MEIIQIPWLTTTIIFPLIASLAIPLIPDKEGKTVRWYALIVGLIDLALMVYAFWDNYSIQTTKFQLTETYSWIPQLGLNWSVGVDGLSMPLIILSGLITILAILASWQVSHKPKLYYFLVLVLFSAQLGVFAAQDLLLFFIMWEIELVPVYLLISIWGGKKRQYAATKFILYTALASIFILVAGLAMAFYGDNVTFDITQLGLKDYPLALELLAYVGFLIAFGVKLPIFPLHTWLPDAHSEASAPISMILAGVLLKMGGYGLIRFNVETLPHAHIKFAPLLVILGVINIVYGAFTAFGQTNLKRRLASSSISHMGFVLIGIASFTDLGLNGAVLQMVSHGLIAAALFFLSGTTYERTHTLMMDEMGGMAQKMPKTFALFTAGAMASLALPGMSGFVGELSIFLGVATSDVYSSAFKVGVTFLTAVGLILTPIYLLSMLRQVFYGDSNPQLKIDNYQADAQPREIFITACLLIPIIAIGLYPKLVTSTYDMKTVEVASKVRAALPVIVQQQEFNLNASLLNTWQSPGLIAPQLPRY, from the coding sequence ATGGAAATTATTCAAATTCCGTGGTTAACAACCACAATCATTTTTCCCTTAATCGCCTCGCTCGCAATTCCCCTCATTCCCGACAAAGAAGGCAAAACCGTAAGATGGTATGCTTTAATCGTTGGCTTAATAGACTTAGCTTTAATGGTCTATGCCTTCTGGGATAACTACAGTATTCAAACTACTAAATTTCAACTTACAGAAACTTACTCTTGGATTCCTCAATTAGGATTAAATTGGTCAGTCGGTGTCGATGGTTTATCGATGCCGTTAATTATTTTGTCTGGCTTAATTACCATCCTGGCGATTTTGGCTTCTTGGCAAGTTAGTCATAAACCAAAACTATATTATTTTTTAGTATTAGTATTATTTAGTGCGCAACTTGGAGTATTTGCAGCACAGGACTTATTATTATTCTTCATAATGTGGGAAATTGAATTAGTTCCCGTTTACTTACTTATTTCAATTTGGGGCGGGAAAAAACGTCAGTACGCAGCAACGAAATTTATTCTCTATACTGCCTTAGCTTCCATCTTCATTTTAGTTGCTGGTTTGGCAATGGCATTTTATGGAGATAACGTAACTTTTGATATTACTCAACTAGGTTTAAAAGACTATCCTTTAGCCTTAGAATTACTGGCTTATGTCGGATTTTTAATCGCTTTTGGTGTCAAACTACCGATTTTTCCACTCCACACCTGGTTACCTGATGCCCATAGTGAAGCTTCTGCACCAATTTCGATGATTTTAGCAGGAGTCTTGCTCAAAATGGGTGGTTATGGTTTGATTCGTTTCAATGTTGAAACTTTACCCCACGCCCATATTAAATTTGCTCCCCTATTAGTTATTTTGGGTGTGATTAATATTGTTTACGGTGCGTTTACAGCCTTTGGACAAACTAATCTGAAACGCAGATTGGCATCTTCTTCTATTTCCCACATGGGTTTTGTGTTAATTGGGATTGCCTCCTTTACCGATCTAGGTTTAAATGGTGCAGTATTACAAATGGTATCTCACGGCTTAATTGCTGCTGCTCTTTTCTTCCTCTCTGGTACAACTTATGAGCGTACTCATACCTTGATGATGGATGAAATGGGAGGAATGGCGCAGAAAATGCCAAAAACCTTCGCTTTATTTACCGCAGGTGCAATGGCTTCGTTAGCTTTACCAGGGATGAGTGGTTTTGTAGGCGAATTATCAATCTTTCTGGGTGTAGCAACTAGCGATGTTTATAGCTCTGCTTTCAAAGTAGGAGTAACATTCTTAACTGCCGTAGGTTTGATTTTAACTCCGATTTATCTCCTCTCAATGTTGCGTCAAGTGTTTTATGGAGATAGCAACCCTCAACTCAAAATTGACAATTATCAGGCAGATGCTCAACCAAGAGAAATCTTTATTACTGCTTGTTTGTTAATTCCCATCATTGCGATCGGTTTGTATCCTAAGCTAGTTACTAGCACTTATGATATGAAAACTGTGGAAGTAGCATCCAAAGTTCGGGCTGCTTTACCTGTAATCGTACAACAACAAGAATTCAATCTTAATGCTAGTCTTTTGAATACTTGGCAATCTCCTGGTTTGATTGCACCTCAATTACCAAGATATTAG
- a CDS encoding unnamed protein product, with the protein MSISSLANSVKEVGSFVNKIPSPPGGIKLGILSAPLVFIVNEAINARPLNEGEDEFLRKLKNPYKPSKLVDTVFEQPAPYYGGGVSGVQYKMHIRFRKANGEYEEYVSGSYYTGVCTWGTPVATFNHGTHSTSGLNYYNWNIPFTYNNGVASSISWVAYNEAKPLGWIRVDGNPDVNPPPVVPGVKEQGAQNPVVSGEPPYTNDEFFKKFGLPPRINQDFFAPPLPGAKAPPQITPVPTGDTFPNANQNAPASAPPITDPAKDVPKINTAPASSDNTYTRTYTKTGSDAWGSTPGIRTYSPGVDNLGLKSPASVKPSSQGGVTAGGGVTPLNPPTTSNPPVIDVPTPSNTDNLITALGSTLALILDQTSKAKIKEATGEAVCEKTSSGQCLSNMFNGKPSWADGLNAGLEGVNLLLSKEILAIVKNTNQVINHPKYGLLKIQEFADTAWKATRADKILNVINTALILHNAIMLSNNVAYTITEIVDNVLATFNIKDHEDKDIDVSSWISGKFQAIVTSIIGAENYSQFSTALKKANRIYQASANVLWGIRDIMDSAQNIAELTGENVSIIGNALRKCGVVRENIYGRMPENINASNAFLKRMENIQEGLDLVEEVSQDTRDVKETWDEMKDNKKEFDDAVNDWNKDKDKEENNVKKSINNLSEEKESDTEQG; encoded by the coding sequence ATGAGCATCTCATCTCTTGCTAATTCAGTTAAAGAAGTAGGAAGCTTTGTTAATAAAATTCCCTCTCCTCCGGGAGGGATTAAGTTAGGAATACTTTCTGCCCCTCTTGTCTTTATCGTCAATGAAGCAATAAATGCTCGTCCCCTTAACGAAGGGGAAGACGAGTTTTTAAGGAAGCTCAAGAATCCTTACAAGCCAAGTAAGCTTGTTGATACTGTTTTTGAGCAACCTGCTCCTTATTATGGCGGAGGTGTAAGCGGTGTCCAATATAAAATGCACATTCGATTTAGAAAAGCGAATGGCGAATACGAAGAATATGTATCAGGCTCATATTATACAGGCGTGTGTACTTGGGGAACGCCTGTTGCAACTTTTAATCACGGCACTCATAGCACATCTGGGCTGAACTATTACAATTGGAATATCCCGTTTACTTATAATAACGGCGTAGCAAGTTCCATCAGTTGGGTAGCTTACAACGAGGCAAAGCCCTTGGGATGGATTCGTGTGGATGGCAATCCAGATGTAAACCCACCACCAGTAGTACCTGGGGTAAAAGAGCAAGGAGCGCAAAACCCTGTAGTAAGTGGCGAGCCTCCTTACACTAACGATGAGTTTTTTAAAAAATTTGGTTTGCCTCCGAGAATAAATCAAGATTTCTTTGCTCCTCCTCTTCCAGGGGCAAAAGCTCCTCCTCAAATTACGCCCGTTCCGACAGGCGATACTTTCCCTAATGCCAACCAAAACGCTCCTGCCTCTGCACCTCCAATAACTGACCCTGCCAAAGATGTTCCAAAAATAAATACCGCTCCTGCTTCTTCAGATAACACTTACACCAGAACTTATACCAAAACTGGTTCGGACGCTTGGGGTAGTACTCCAGGGATTAGAACTTACTCCCCAGGGGTTGATAATTTAGGGTTAAAGTCTCCAGCATCGGTCAAGCCCAGTAGCCAAGGCGGAGTTACGGCAGGTGGTGGAGTTACACCACTCAATCCACCTACTACATCTAATCCACCTGTAATAGACGTTCCGACACCATCTAACACGGATAACCTGATCACGGCTTTAGGCTCAACTCTTGCTCTTATCCTCGATCAGACCAGTAAAGCAAAAATCAAAGAAGCGACAGGAGAGGCTGTCTGTGAAAAAACTTCTTCTGGTCAGTGTTTAAGTAATATGTTTAATGGGAAGCCAAGTTGGGCTGATGGATTAAATGCAGGTCTTGAGGGAGTTAACTTACTTTTAAGCAAAGAAATATTAGCTATTGTTAAAAATACAAATCAAGTAATTAATCATCCTAAATATGGGTTGTTAAAAATACAAGAATTTGCAGATACGGCTTGGAAAGCAACTCGCGCCGACAAGATTTTAAATGTTATCAATACTGCTTTAATTTTGCATAATGCAATAATGTTATCTAACAATGTTGCTTATACAATTACCGAGATTGTTGATAATGTTTTAGCTACTTTTAACATCAAAGATCATGAAGATAAGGATATTGATGTTAGTAGCTGGATTAGTGGCAAATTCCAAGCGATTGTTACCTCAATTATTGGGGCTGAAAATTACTCTCAATTTTCAACTGCTCTAAAAAAAGCCAATCGCATTTATCAAGCTTCAGCTAATGTTTTATGGGGCATTAGAGACATTATGGATTCGGCTCAAAATATCGCTGAATTAACGGGCGAAAACGTTTCAATTATTGGTAATGCTCTCAGAAAATGCGGTGTCGTTCGTGAAAACATTTATGGCAGAATGCCTGAAAATATTAATGCGTCAAATGCCTTTTTAAAAAGAATGGAAAACATTCAAGAAGGCTTAGATCTGGTTGAGGAAGTATCACAAGATACGCGAGATGTCAAAGAAACTTGGGACGAAATGAAAGATAACAAAAAAGAATTTGATGATGCGGTTAATGATTGGAATAAAGACAAAGACAAAGAAGAAAATAATGTCAAAAAATCAATCAATAATTTATCAGAAGAAAAAGAATCAGATACCGAACAAGGTTAA
- a CDS encoding hypothetical protein (hypothetical protein MicvaDRAFT_1744) → MPKIIGLDVGQGYAVAVCLERFPVNIQQHFKTIRKNREFYKLKCDRSSVEKLLQLQPDVIVLEPSGYWYSAFWERVARVNDIEVCWIGHTDLAGLRKSYGFTNKRDDEDALSLAASYFDERFITSQGEKRYLSHYRTSEIEQLRSLFLAKEQLAKLRSGMVAQIKQRLSLEFPEMSGKQFKISSVRGFTPFLGWLSHTHNAPRYDRLYNTSIAHELKIEISEYTKDHALVVTGIEKRIAIALIEIEYLISCPEFAPYIEVFNQFGFGTNLKALLLLHIYPFDKFLVEGKPHVEYELSKSDKLVKRHYSLRKFQAFLGLSYTMKQSGKDSNKLVRSFHGSTMMRSHLYAWAVCQICPKDRNPLLSERYQQLRETTKGKDSIIRILFKATRMLFYELNKKLLT, encoded by the coding sequence ATGCCTAAAATTATCGGTTTAGATGTCGGTCAAGGATATGCCGTCGCGGTATGTCTCGAGCGCTTTCCTGTTAATATTCAGCAACACTTCAAAACAATACGAAAAAACAGAGAATTTTACAAGTTAAAATGCGATCGCTCCTCTGTAGAAAAACTACTACAACTTCAACCAGATGTTATAGTACTTGAGCCATCAGGTTATTGGTATTCTGCTTTTTGGGAACGAGTAGCTAGAGTTAACGACATCGAGGTATGTTGGATCGGTCATACAGACCTCGCTGGATTACGTAAAAGCTATGGTTTCACAAATAAAAGAGACGATGAGGATGCTTTATCTTTAGCTGCTAGCTACTTCGATGAGCGATTTATTACCTCTCAAGGCGAAAAAAGATATTTATCACATTACCGAACTTCAGAAATAGAACAATTGCGATCGCTCTTTTTGGCAAAAGAACAATTAGCTAAATTGCGATCGGGAATGGTAGCTCAAATCAAACAGCGATTGAGTCTTGAATTTCCTGAAATGTCGGGTAAACAGTTTAAAATAAGTTCTGTTAGAGGATTTACGCCTTTTTTAGGTTGGTTATCACATACACACAACGCGCCACGCTACGATAGGCTGTATAATACTTCAATTGCCCATGAACTGAAAATAGAGATTAGCGAATATACCAAAGATCACGCTCTTGTAGTAACTGGCATTGAAAAGAGGATCGCGATCGCACTTATTGAAATTGAGTATTTAATTTCATGTCCTGAATTTGCACCATATATTGAGGTATTTAATCAATTTGGCTTTGGTACTAATCTTAAGGCTTTGCTGCTATTACATATTTATCCATTTGATAAATTTTTAGTTGAGGGAAAACCTCATGTTGAATATGAATTATCTAAGAGCGATAAATTAGTTAAACGTCATTACAGCTTGCGAAAATTCCAAGCCTTTTTAGGTTTGAGCTATACGATGAAACAGTCGGGCAAAGACTCAAATAAACTCGTTAGGTCATTTCATGGTTCTACAATGATGAGAAGTCATCTTTACGCTTGGGCGGTTTGTCAGATTTGCCCTAAAGATAGAAATCCTCTACTCTCAGAACGTTACCAACAATTGAGAGAAACGACAAAAGGAAAAGATTCAATTATTAGAATCTTGTTTAAGGCTACTCGAATGTTATTCTACGAGTTAAACAAAAAACTTCTTACCTAG